In the genome of Actinomadura luzonensis, the window GCCGCGTCGCCGGAGCGGCTGGTTCCGGCGACGCGGCTGGCACCCGCGGCCCGGCCGGGGGCAGGCGGGGGCAGGCCCAGGGCGGCGAGGACGGCCGCGGCCGTCGTGCCGGCCGCCCGCGTGGCCTCCGCCTCCTCGGCGAACGGGAACGCGACCCTGATCAGGCCGCGCTCCCGCACCGGCACGAGCTGCTCGGCGGCGTCGATGCGCCACCTGAGCTCGCGCCGCGCGTCCTGGAGGAAGGCCGCGACGCGGGCCAGGGCGGCGGTGCCGTGGCGGCCGGACCAGTCCTCGCCCGCCTCCGCCACGGCCGCGTCCAGCAGTGGACGCACGCTGCCCAGGAGCCCTTCGCCCGCCTCCAGGCGGTGGATGAGATCGTGTGCTCCGCTGGGGTCGATCCCCACGAACTCCCCCATGGTCAAACCCTCCCAGAGGGTGTGTTTATAGGGCGGGAGTCAAGCACACCTGGCGGCGTGTCGCAGGGCTTTGGGCGTGCCATGCGCAACGGGAATCATCCGGCGGCGCTCTCCTTCTCGAAGGAGCTGAGGGTGGGGTCGTAGTCCGAGGCGCCGATGTCGTACATCGGGGTCATCCAGTGGTAGAAGTTGTCGCCGCGCCCGCGCAGCAGGTCGTACAGCCTGCGCATCAGGCGGCGGCGGACCGGGGCCAGCTCGGGGTGGGTGTAGCGGTTGCTCAGCTCGTGCGGGTCGGCCCGCAGGTCGTACAGCTCGTTGACGGACTCCGGGTTGACGACGAGCTTGTAGCGGTCGTCGCGGATCATCCGCTGCGGGTAGGGGAAGTGGTGGCCGTGGAACTCGGCCAGCAGCTCGCCCGGCCACTCCGGACGCTCGCCGCGCACCAGCGGCACCAGGCTGCGGCTGTCCACGGCCGGCTCCGGGTCGCAGCCGGCCAGCTCCAGGATCGTCGCCGTGCAGTCGGTGAGCGTCACGAACTCGTCCCTGACCTGCGGCGGCGCGCCCGGGATGCGGACCAGGCCCGGGATGCGGTAGATGTCCTCGTACATGGCCGGGCCCTTGTCGTGCAGCCGGTGGGCGCCGGTGAACTCGCCGTGGTCGGCGGTGAAGAACACCGCCGTACGGTCGCCCAGCCCCAGCTCGTCGAGCCGGTCGAGGACGCGCCCGACCTGCTGGTCGATCAGCGTCACGTACCCCCAGTAGACCGCGATCAGCTTGCGGGTGACCTCGATCGGGATCGTGTCGAACGTCCAGTGGTCGCTGTAGTTGCGCTGCACCGGCGGCTTGCCCTCGAACGTCTCCGCGATCGACGGCGGCAGCTCCACCAGCGCCGGGTCGTACATGTCGAAGTACTCGTCCGGCAGCAGGTACGGCAGGTGCGGCCCGAAGAAGTGCGTGGCCAGGTAGAACGGGCGGCCGTCGGCGGCGTACCGGTCCAGGTGCTCGATCGCCCGCGTCGCCAGGTAGTGCTCGAAGGTGGCCTCGACCGGCTGGTGCAGCCGCGCGGCCAGCAGGTTGCCCGGGTTGCCGTTCGGCGTCGTCCCCCTGATCAGGTCCGAGATCCGGTACGGCGGCAGCCCCCGCTCCTCCAGGTAGGCCAGGTAGTCGGGGTGGTCCACCGGATTGTGCCAGCCGGGCAGGTCGGGCCCGTCGAAGCCGTAGGAGGCGGCGTTCCTGTGCGTGCCGCCGTGCCACTTGCCGATCAGCCCGAGCTGGTAGCCCTGCTCCTTCAGCGCGCCGGGGAAGGTGAAGGCGTCCTCGCGCAGGTCCTCCAGGTAGCCCACGTTGCGCTCGTAGTTGGCCAGCAGCCGGTGCCGGAACGGGGCCTGCCCGGTGAGCAGGCTGGCCCGCGCCGGCGTGCAGATAGCCGTCGGCGTGTAGAACCGGTCGAACCGCGTGCCGGTCGCCGCCAGCCGGTCGAGGTTGGGCGTGGCCACGTGCGGGTTGCCGTAGCAGCCCAGGGTGTCCACGCGGTGCTGGTCGGTCATGAGGAACAGCAGGTTCACTTGCTGGAAGCCTTCTCGTAGAGGTCGCCGGTGTAGTACGTCGCCGGGTCGGGCCGCGACTTGAGCTGGCCGGTGCCGACGAAGAAGTCGCCGAGGCTGTTCAGCCACTTGGCGACCGTGCCGTCCTTGGTCTTGGCGACCAGGTCGGCGGTCGTCATGGTCCGCACGTTCGCCGCGTCGGCCTTGACCTTGGCCGGGTCGAGCTTGAGCAGCCCCGCCGCCTCGGTGATCGACTCCTCGGGGTGCGCGGCCCGCCAGTCGTTGGCCTCCTGCAACACCTTGATCACCTTGGTGGTCAGCTCCTGGTCCACCTTGGTGCCGCCGACGAACGCCGTCGGGAACGAGTTGTCGGGGAACTCCTTGGTGCTGGCCAGCTCCGTCAGGCCGGGCACCTTCTGCTTGATCGTGTCGATCAGCGGGTACCAGATGCCGGCGCCGTCGATCTGGCCGGCGGAGAACGCCGAGACGACCGTCGCCGGGTCCATCGGCACCTTCTGGATGTCCGCGGCCGTCATGCCGGCCTTCTTCAGCGCCAGGTTGAGCACCATGTCGCCGGAGGTGCCCTCGGGCACGCCGACCTTCTTGCCCTTCAGGTCCGCCATGCTCGCCACGCCGGGCCGGCCGATGACGCGGTCGGCGTAGGCGAGCGTGTTGATCGCGACGACCTTGGCCTTGCCGGAGGCGGGCAGCCACATGGCGCCGGGGCCGATGTAGCCGAAGTCCAGGTCGCCGGCGCCGAGCGCCTGGATCTGGAGCGGTCCATTGGTGAAGACCTTGATCTCGGGCGTGAGGCCCTGCTTCTCCCACAGCCCCTGCTTCTGGGCGATGGCGAGCAGGCTCGCGCCGTTGTAGTCGCTGATGTAGCCGAAGCGGACGGTGGTGCCGTCGTCGGAGCAGGCGGTGACGGACAGTGCCAGGAGGCTCACGGCCGTGGCGGCCGTCAGGGCGCGGCGAACAGAACGCATGGCGGGTGGATCCTTTCCGGGGGGTGGTTACGCGGCCTTGGGCTGGTGGTAGACGCCGTGCCAGACCTCGTTGCGGATGCGCGCGAACTCCGGGGACAGGCGCATCTCCTCGGTCCTCGGGTACGGCAGGTCCACGTCGACGACCTGCTGGACGCGGCCGGGCCGGGCGGCCATGACGACCACCCGCCTGGCCAGGTAGACGGCCTCGTCCACGTCGTGCGTGATGAACATGACCGTGCGCTGCTCCCGGCTCCACGTGGCGAGGAGCTGGTCCTGGAGCTGCACCCGGGTCAGCGCGTCCAGCGCGCCGAACGGCTCGTCCATGAGCAGCACCTGCGGGTTCACCGCGTACGCGCGGGCGATCGCGCAGCGCTGCTTCATGCCGCCGGACAACGTCTTCGGCAGCGCGTCGGCGAAGTCGGACAGGCCGACCAGCTCGATCGCGTGCCCGGCGCGGCGTCGCCGCTCGTCCGGCGGCAGGTCCATCAGCTTGAGCCCGAACTCGACGTTCTTGCGTACGCTCAGCCAAGGGAACAGCGCGTACTGCTGGAAGATCACGCCGCGGTCGGGGCCGGGGCCGGTGACGGGCGCGCCGTCCACCAGCACCTCGCCCGAGGTCGGCTCGGTCAGCCCGGCGGCCATGCTCATCAGCGTGCTCTTGCCGCACCCCGACGGGCCGACGACCGTGACGAACTCGCGGTCGGCGATGTCCAGGGAGACGTGGTCGAGGGCGGTGAAGACGCCGTCCTTCATCGGGTAGGTCTTGACGATGTCGGTGAAGGAGATCTTGGCTTTCATCGGCGCTCCTGCCAGTCGGTGAGGCGGCGCTCGGCGAGCAGCAGCAGGCGGTCCATCAGCAGGCCGAGCACGCCGATGGCGATCAGGCCCACGAAGATCGTGGACAGGTCGTAGTAGAGCTGGGCCTGCTGCATCCGGAAGCCCAGGCCCTCCTGGGCGGCGATCAGCTCGGCGGCGACCAGCGTGCCCCAGGCCGAGCCGAGCCCGACCCGCATCCCGACCAGGATGAACGGCGTGGACGCCGGGACCACGACCTTCAGGAAGATCGTCCGGTCGGACGCGCCGAGCACGCGGGCGGCGTTGATCAGCGTCCTGTCCACGTCCACCACGCCCTGGAACGTGGACACGACGCTGGACAGGAACGACGCCAGGAAGATCACGAAGACCTTCGGCACCTCGCCGATGCCCATGAGCACGATGGCCAGCGGGATGATCGCGAGCGGCGGGATCGTGCGGAAGAACTGCACGTACGGCTCCAGCAGGCCCCGGGCGGTGGCGTACCAGCCCATGAGGAAGCCGACCGGGATCGCCAGCAGCGTCCCCAGCAGGAAGCCGAGCAGCACCCGGCGGAGGCTGGCCAGGGCGTCGCCGAGCAGGGTGCCGTCCGCGATCAGCTCGCCGGCCTTGGCCGCCACCTCCAGCGGCGTCGGCAGGCCCTGGACGCCGACCGTGGCCAGCAGCGTCCAGACGAGCAGGCCGGCGAGGACCGCGACCAGGTTGAGCACGATGGCGCGCCGCGGGCGCCGGCCGCCGCGGCGCGCGGCCGGCGCCGGCTGCGACGACTTGCCCAGCGCGGTGAGCTGGGTCATGAGCCCTCCTTCGAGAGGTTCTTGCGCGGGAAGCCGGGCCCGGCGCCGGGCAGCGCCAGGTCCGGGCCCGCCGGGTAGCGGGAGAGCAGCGGCGACTCGTGCAGCACCAGGGCGATGCCGCCGAGCGCGCCCGCGGCCTCGCCGAGGGTGGCCCGGCGCAGGCTGACGCGGTGCCGCGAGATCGGCATGACCCGGGCGTCGAGGGTGCGCTCGATCGGCTCCAGCAGCGCGGGACCGGCCTCGGCCAGCTCGCCGCCGACCACGATCACGCTCGGCCCTATGGCGTTGCACAGGGCCGCGAGCACGCCGCCGATGTCCGCGCCCACCTCCGCCAGCAGGCCGAGCGCGCCCGGCTCGCCCTGCTCGGCGGCCCTGACCAGGCCGGGCACGTCCGCGGCCCGGCCGCCCCTGGCGCGGTAGGCGTCCAGCACGGCCCGGACCGAGGCGACGGTCTCCAGGCAGCCGGTGCCGCCGCACGAGCAGGGGCGGCCGCGCGGGTCCACCACGATGTGGCCGAACTCGCCGGACAGCCCGTACGCGCCGCGGTGCAGCGAGCCGGCGATCACCAGGCCGCCGCCGACGCCGTGGGACAGGCGCAGGTACAGCACGTCCCGGCCGCCGGTCGCGGCGCCCCAGATCGCCTCGCCGAGCGCGGCCAGGCGGGTGTTGTTGTCGAGCAGCACGGGGACGCCGAACCGCTCGCGCAGCAGCACCTGGGCGGGATGCGGAAGCGGCTCGTCGGGATCGGTGCCCGGACCAGCGTGTCCCGGGCCGTCGGGAGGGCCGTCGGCCGGGCTGTCGGCCGGGCCGTCGGCCGGGCCGCCGACCGGGCCGACGACGCCGGCGCCGATCGCGCTGAGCGCGCCGAGCCGCAGGTCGCCGCCGCCGAGCCGGCCGACCAGCCGCTCGGCCAGGTCCACCCGCTGCTCCCAGGGCAGGTCGGCGTCGTGCGGCTCGCTGGCCGCGCCGACGATCTCGTGCGCCAGGTTGACCGCCGCGACGTGCAGCGCCCGGCGGGCGAAGTCGATGCCGATCGCCTGGCCGGCGCCCGGGTTGAGGGCCAGCGTCTCGGCGGGCCTGCCCCGGCCGCGCGGCGCGTCGTCCTGCTGCCCGGCGGGCACGACGGCGCCGGTGGCGACGAGCTCGGCGAGGATGTCGTACAGGGTGGTGCGCGACAACCGGCAGAGCTTGCCCAGCTCGCCCCGGCTCAGCGGGCCGTGCTTGCGCAGCAGGCCGAGCACGAGCTCTTCGTGCCCGCGCCTGAGCTGCGACAAGGGGCCACGGGGTTGTGACATATCGCAGAGTGTGCCGACGTTCCGGGTTTTTCGTCAATAACCCGGAAAAAAACGTACCGAAGCCGTCATCCCCGCTGTGAGCTGGGAAAACGGCCGCCCGAAAGGATTCGCACGCCGCGTAACGTTCCCGTAACGGGACGGCGGGCCGGGTCGCCGCTCCAGCCCCACGCGTTGACATTCGTTTGGACAGTCGCCAAATTAAAGGAGCGCGTGCCGTCCCGAGCCGACCCCCTGGAAGGCCACCCATGAGGCGCTTGCTCCCGGTGCTCCTGGCCCTGACGCTCACCTGCGGCACGCTCGCCGCGCCCGGCCACGCCCGCACCGCCGCGCGCCAGGTGACCTACGACCGGTACTCGCTCATGCTCGACGGAGAGCGGATCGTGCTGCAGGCCGCCGAGTTCCACTACTTCCGGCTGCCGAGCCCGGCGCTCTGGCGGGACGTGCTGGAAAAGCTCAGGGCGGGCGGCTTCAACGCCGTCTCGGTGTACTTCTCCTGGGCCTTCCACTCGCCGCGCCCCGGCGCCTACGACTTCACCGGCGTCCGCGACGTGGACCGCCTGCTCCGCCTGGCCGAGGAGACCGGCCTGTACGTCATCGCCCGCCCGGGCCCGTACATCAACGCCGAGACCACCGGCGGCGGCCTGCCCGCCTGGGTCAAGACCGTGCCGGGCCGCGCCCGCAGCAGCGAGCCCGGCTACCGCGAGGCGTACCGGGAGTGGCTGGACCACATCAACCCGATCCTGGCCCGCCACCAGGTCACCAGGGGCGGCCGGGTGATCCTCTACAACGCCGAGAACGAGTACCAGGTCAACACCGACGCGGCGTACATGCAGGACCTCCAGGACCGGGCCCGCGCCGCCGGCATCGACGTGCCGATCACCACCAACGACTGCTGCGACGCCGGGAGCTGGAGCTCGACCTGGGCCACCGGTCCCGGCGCGGTGCAGATCCCCGGCGTGGACGACTACCCGCAGTCCTTCGCCTGCGCCACCCCCGGCGTGTGGGGCCCGTGGGGCGAGGGCCTGACCGAGCGGCTGCGCGAGGACGTCCCCGTCTTCGCCGCCGAGTACCAGGCGGGCGCGATCGACTCGGGCAACGCCGGCTACGACAGGTGCCGCGAGCTGACCGGCCCGGCGTACATGAAGTTCTTCTACAAGAACAACCTCATCCAGACCGGCGCGACCGTGCTCTCGTACTACATGGGCTACGGCGGCACCAACTGGGGCTGGCTCGCCCAGCCCAACGACGTCTACACCTCCTACGACTACGGCGCCGCCGTCACCGAGGCCCGGCAGCTCACCCCCAAGTACGACGAGTTCAAGCGCCAGGGCTCCTTCCTGCAGGCCGTCGCCCCGCTGGCCGAGACCGACCCGCTGGCCGCCCGCCCGGCCGCCGACAACCCCGCCCTGACCACCGCCGCCCGCGCCAACCCGGACACCGGCACCCAGTTCGTGCTGGTCCGGCACGCCGACCGGGCCGCCGCCACCACCGACGACGCCACCCTCGACTGGGCCGCCCCCGACGGCCGCTACCGGGTGCCGGTGCGGGTCCAGGGCCGCGACGCGCACGTGCTGGTGGCCGGGTACGACCTCGGCGGCCAGCGCCTGGCGGTGTCCACCAGCGAGATCATGACGCACGCCGCGATCGGCGGCCGCGACGTCGCCGTGCTCTACGGCACCGCCGACTCGCCCGGCGCGACCGTGCTCCGCTACGCCGCCGAGCCGCGCGTCACCGTGCTCGCCGGGCGGGTGCGCAGCGCGTACGCGGGCGGCGACCTGCGCCTCGACTACACGCACGAGGGCCTGGCCCGGGTGCTGGTGACCGGCGGCGGGCGGCGTCCGCTGCTGCTCCTGCTCGGCACCGACGAGGAGGCGGCGGCGTTCTGGCGGGCCGGGACGGACGCCGTCCCGGTGCTGGTGCGCGGCACGAAGCTGGTCCGCGCCGCCTCGGTGAGCGGCGACGCCGTCCGGCTGACGGCCGACACGGCGGCAGGCGAGGTCGAGGTGTTCGCCCCGCCGCAGGCCCGCCGGCTGCGCGCCGGCGGCGAGGAGGTGGCGGTGTCCCGCACCGCGAGCGGCTCCCTGCTCGGCGTCACCCGCGCCCCCGCCCCCGTCCGGCTGCCCGCGCTGACCGGCTGGCGCCGCCACGCCGAGAACCCGGAGGCGCGGCCCGGCTTCGACGACTCCCGCTGGACCGCCGCCGACCGCACCACCACCGTCAGCCCTCACAAGCCGCGGACGCTGCCCGTCCTGTACGCCGACGACTACGGCTTCCACCACGGCGACGTGTGGTACCGGGGACACTTCACCGCCACCGGCCAGGAGACCTCGGTGGACCTCAACGCCGTCACCGGCCTGCGCGGCGGCTACCTCGTCTGGCTCAACGGCCGCTACCTCGGCTCGGCCGCCGGCGGCGTGGAGGCCGACTCCGGCGACCAGGCCACGCCGCCGAACCCGGACCCCGGGCCGGGGCACTTCGCCGTCCCCGCCGGCGTGCTCCGGCCCGGCACCGACAACGTCCTCGCCGTGCTGGTCGAGAACATGGGGCACAACGACGACTGGATCGCCGACGACCTGCGCTTCAAGCAGCCGCGCGGCCTGGTCGCCGCCGAGGTGGGCGGCGCCCCGATCGCCTGGCGGATCCAGGGCGCGGCCGGGACGGACCCGGTCAGGGGCGGGCTCAACAACGGCGGCCTGTACGGCGAGCGCGCCGGCTGGCACCTGCCGTCCCACCCCGACCGGGCGTGGCCGGCCGCCGATCCCGCCGCCACGCCGCTCGCGCCGGGCGTCACGTGGTACCGCACCTCGTTCCGGCTGGACCTGCCCGCCCGGCAGGACGTCCCGGTGGGCCTGCGCTTCGGCGGCACGCCGTCGCCGGACCACCGGGTGCTGATCTTCGTCAACGGCTGGAACCTCGGCCAGTACGGCGGCGACATCGGCCCGCAGACGGAGTTCGTCCTCCCGGCCGGCGTGCTGCGGGAGCGCGGCGCGAACACGATCGCCCTGGCGGTGACCGCCGAGCGGCCCCTGCCCGGCGGTCCGGGGCCGCTGGAACTGTTCGCCTACGGCAACGTGCGCACCGGGTAGCGCACCGGGTGGCTCAGTCCCGGACCGCCATCTCGCCCAGCTCGGACCAGTCGTCCTGCGGGACGGTGGCGTTGACGATGCGCGGCGTCTCGGCCAGGTAGCGCGGCAGCGTCTCCTGGGCCTGCTTGAAGTGCGGCGACTGCACGTGCGCCGCCCCGGCGGCGGCGTCGCGGAACGCCTCGACCAGGACGTACTCGTCGCGGTCGGCGACGCTGCGCGACCAGTCGAACCACAGGCAGCCGGGCTCGGCCCTGGTCGCCTCGGTGAACTCCCGGGCGATCTCCGGCCAGCGGTCGGCGTGCTCGGGCTTGATGCGGAACTTGGCGGTGATGAAGATCATGGAGCCTCCCTCGTCGGATCCTGCGTACGGCTCCGAGCCTAATTTCATGGTTTCCGTGTAGGAAATGTTGACTTTCTTCGAGGGGCCCCG includes:
- a CDS encoding ABC transporter permease, whose amino-acid sequence is MTQLTALGKSSQPAPAARRGGRRPRRAIVLNLVAVLAGLLVWTLLATVGVQGLPTPLEVAAKAGELIADGTLLGDALASLRRVLLGFLLGTLLAIPVGFLMGWYATARGLLEPYVQFFRTIPPLAIIPLAIVLMGIGEVPKVFVIFLASFLSSVVSTFQGVVDVDRTLINAARVLGASDRTIFLKVVVPASTPFILVGMRVGLGSAWGTLVAAELIAAQEGLGFRMQQAQLYYDLSTIFVGLIAIGVLGLLMDRLLLLAERRLTDWQERR
- a CDS encoding putative quinol monooxygenase; amino-acid sequence: MIFITAKFRIKPEHADRWPEIAREFTEATRAEPGCLWFDWSRSVADRDEYVLVEAFRDAAAGAAHVQSPHFKQAQETLPRYLAETPRIVNATVPQDDWSELGEMAVRD
- a CDS encoding aliphatic sulfonate ABC transporter substrate-binding protein; the encoded protein is MRSVRRALTAATAVSLLALSVTACSDDGTTVRFGYISDYNGASLLAIAQKQGLWEKQGLTPEIKVFTNGPLQIQALGAGDLDFGYIGPGAMWLPASGKAKVVAINTLAYADRVIGRPGVASMADLKGKKVGVPEGTSGDMVLNLALKKAGMTAADIQKVPMDPATVVSAFSAGQIDGAGIWYPLIDTIKQKVPGLTELASTKEFPDNSFPTAFVGGTKVDQELTTKVIKVLQEANDWRAAHPEESITEAAGLLKLDPAKVKADAANVRTMTTADLVAKTKDGTVAKWLNSLGDFFVGTGQLKSRPDPATYYTGDLYEKASSK
- a CDS encoding ROK family transcriptional regulator; amino-acid sequence: MSQPRGPLSQLRRGHEELVLGLLRKHGPLSRGELGKLCRLSRTTLYDILAELVATGAVVPAGQQDDAPRGRGRPAETLALNPGAGQAIGIDFARRALHVAAVNLAHEIVGAASEPHDADLPWEQRVDLAERLVGRLGGGDLRLGALSAIGAGVVGPVGGPADGPADSPADGPPDGPGHAGPGTDPDEPLPHPAQVLLRERFGVPVLLDNNTRLAALGEAIWGAATGGRDVLYLRLSHGVGGGLVIAGSLHRGAYGLSGEFGHIVVDPRGRPCSCGGTGCLETVASVRAVLDAYRARGGRAADVPGLVRAAEQGEPGALGLLAEVGADIGGVLAALCNAIGPSVIVVGGELAEAGPALLEPIERTLDARVMPISRHRVSLRRATLGEAAGALGGIALVLHESPLLSRYPAGPDLALPGAGPGFPRKNLSKEGS
- a CDS encoding beta-galactosidase, with product MRRLLPVLLALTLTCGTLAAPGHARTAARQVTYDRYSLMLDGERIVLQAAEFHYFRLPSPALWRDVLEKLRAGGFNAVSVYFSWAFHSPRPGAYDFTGVRDVDRLLRLAEETGLYVIARPGPYINAETTGGGLPAWVKTVPGRARSSEPGYREAYREWLDHINPILARHQVTRGGRVILYNAENEYQVNTDAAYMQDLQDRARAAGIDVPITTNDCCDAGSWSSTWATGPGAVQIPGVDDYPQSFACATPGVWGPWGEGLTERLREDVPVFAAEYQAGAIDSGNAGYDRCRELTGPAYMKFFYKNNLIQTGATVLSYYMGYGGTNWGWLAQPNDVYTSYDYGAAVTEARQLTPKYDEFKRQGSFLQAVAPLAETDPLAARPAADNPALTTAARANPDTGTQFVLVRHADRAAATTDDATLDWAAPDGRYRVPVRVQGRDAHVLVAGYDLGGQRLAVSTSEIMTHAAIGGRDVAVLYGTADSPGATVLRYAAEPRVTVLAGRVRSAYAGGDLRLDYTHEGLARVLVTGGGRRPLLLLLGTDEEAAAFWRAGTDAVPVLVRGTKLVRAASVSGDAVRLTADTAAGEVEVFAPPQARRLRAGGEEVAVSRTASGSLLGVTRAPAPVRLPALTGWRRHAENPEARPGFDDSRWTAADRTTTVSPHKPRTLPVLYADDYGFHHGDVWYRGHFTATGQETSVDLNAVTGLRGGYLVWLNGRYLGSAAGGVEADSGDQATPPNPDPGPGHFAVPAGVLRPGTDNVLAVLVENMGHNDDWIADDLRFKQPRGLVAAEVGGAPIAWRIQGAAGTDPVRGGLNNGGLYGERAGWHLPSHPDRAWPAADPAATPLAPGVTWYRTSFRLDLPARQDVPVGLRFGGTPSPDHRVLIFVNGWNLGQYGGDIGPQTEFVLPAGVLRERGANTIALAVTAERPLPGGPGPLELFAYGNVRTG
- a CDS encoding sulfatase-like hydrolase/transferase; this encodes MNLLFLMTDQHRVDTLGCYGNPHVATPNLDRLAATGTRFDRFYTPTAICTPARASLLTGQAPFRHRLLANYERNVGYLEDLREDAFTFPGALKEQGYQLGLIGKWHGGTHRNAASYGFDGPDLPGWHNPVDHPDYLAYLEERGLPPYRISDLIRGTTPNGNPGNLLAARLHQPVEATFEHYLATRAIEHLDRYAADGRPFYLATHFFGPHLPYLLPDEYFDMYDPALVELPPSIAETFEGKPPVQRNYSDHWTFDTIPIEVTRKLIAVYWGYVTLIDQQVGRVLDRLDELGLGDRTAVFFTADHGEFTGAHRLHDKGPAMYEDIYRIPGLVRIPGAPPQVRDEFVTLTDCTATILELAGCDPEPAVDSRSLVPLVRGERPEWPGELLAEFHGHHFPYPQRMIRDDRYKLVVNPESVNELYDLRADPHELSNRYTHPELAPVRRRLMRRLYDLLRGRGDNFYHWMTPMYDIGASDYDPTLSSFEKESAAG
- a CDS encoding ABC transporter ATP-binding protein, which produces MKAKISFTDIVKTYPMKDGVFTALDHVSLDIADREFVTVVGPSGCGKSTLMSMAAGLTEPTSGEVLVDGAPVTGPGPDRGVIFQQYALFPWLSVRKNVEFGLKLMDLPPDERRRRAGHAIELVGLSDFADALPKTLSGGMKQRCAIARAYAVNPQVLLMDEPFGALDALTRVQLQDQLLATWSREQRTVMFITHDVDEAVYLARRVVVMAARPGRVQQVVDVDLPYPRTEEMRLSPEFARIRNEVWHGVYHQPKAA